The Eleutherodactylus coqui strain aEleCoq1 chromosome 6, aEleCoq1.hap1, whole genome shotgun sequence genome window below encodes:
- the LOC136571899 gene encoding uncharacterized protein DDB_G0284671-like, translating to MTEHAAGSGGAAWRNSPSQLSGSESGSGSEDNNEVKVGPPPSPQGATTKKGSPGKQEKEARKMQEASQKGAPIIQPGVLLPASMGKSGKEGVPTGAIRESPRLKSGGEDGEAQERLQRGCHGMLRCALQGRPGGKRDLGRSNGLSANRKAQDRSPRGRGLTGGQSSVTNDLTGVAGRGRGLAGGQSSIITSGAGRGRGLVGGQSNNVTNDITGGAGRGRGLAGGQNNFTRDIISSARRRLGPAARSKDDTRCSWRKRSPVGGRGTRGRGLAGRRDGGVTGGGVAPRKEVAAAPLGGTAPQARVTAASQGGAAQQVSTAAVPRETMVPEVGVAAAPREGVVSPGEIKDSSMAAKKKQERPRGHKRRLLKGRTGRRRPVRQVPRQHQ from the coding sequence ATGACAGAGCATGCAGCAGGGAGTGGAGGGGCAGCATGGAGAAACAGCCCCAGCCAACTCTCCGGCTCCGAGAGCGGCTCGGGTAGCGAGGACAACAACGAAGTAAAGGTTGGTCCCCCACCATCACCGCAGGGCGCCACCACTAAGAAGGGCAGCCCTGGAAAGCAGGAGAAAGAAGCCAGAAAGATGCAAGAAGCAAGCCAGAAAGGGGCCCCCATAATACAGCCTGGGGTGCTCTTACCTGCATCCATGGGCAAGTCCGGGAAGGAGGGGGTCCCCACCGGTGCAATACGAGAGTCCCCGAGGCTCAAGTCAGGCGGAGAAGACGGAGAAGCCCAGGAGAGGCTCCAGAGAGGGTGTCACGGAATGCTCCGTTGTGCTCTACAGGGCAGGCCCGGCGGTAAAAGAGACCTCGGGCGGAGCAACGGCCTCTCAGCCAATAGGAAGGCCCAAGACAGAAGtccaagggggcgtggcctcacgGGAGGCCAAAGCAGCGTCACCAATGACCTCACCGGCGTCGCcggaagggggcgtggcctcgcggGAGGCCAAAGCAGCATCATCACTAGCGGCGCcggaagggggcgtggcctcgtggGAGGTCAAAGCAACAACGTCACCAATGACATCACCGGCGGTGCcggaagggggcgtggcctcgcaGGAGGCCAAAATAACTTTACCAGAGATATCATCAGCAGCGCCAGGAGGAGACTTGGCCCAGCAGCAAGGAGCAAAGATGACACCCGCTGCAGCTGGAGGAAGCGTAGCCCCGTGGGTGGGCGTGGTaccagggggcgtggcctcgcaGGTCGGCGTGACGGCGGCGTcacgggggggggcgtggccccaCGGAAGGAAGTGGCAGCGGCACCACTGGGGGGCACAGCCCCACAGGCAAGGGTGACGGCGGCGTCACAGGGGGGCGCGGCCCAGCAGGTGAGCACGGCAGCGGTGCCACGGGAGACCATGGTCCCGGAAGTAGGCGTGGCGGCGGCGCCGCGGGAGGGCGTGGTCTCGCCAGGTGAAATTAAAGACAGCAGCATGGCAGCCAAAAAAAAGCAGGAAAGGCCACGGGGCCACAAACGGAGGCTGCTCAAAGGAAGGACGGGGCGGCGGCGCCCCGTAAGGCAGGTCCCACGTCAACACCAGTAG